Sequence from the Methanosphaera cuniculi genome:
TTGATATTTCATATCTGCTTGCTTATGTGCAGCATCAATGATTGAATCTCTTTCTGCTAATGCTTGAACTTCACCATCAGCTAGTATTTTATCACTATCAACTGTAGCTTTGGAGATGATTTCATCAGATTTTAACTGAGCATCTGCTTTAATATGTTCTATTATTTTATCTGCTCCAACGCTCATCTATGTTCCTCCGAATAAAAAATATTTAATTTTAAAGACTTTTCCTCCAAGTTAAAATGTAAGAAAGTCTTTTTTATTTTTAACTCTATGCTCCGAGTATTCCACCGAATACTAATAATAAGATAGCGATAAGGAAACCATAAATAGCCTGAGTTTCAGGAATAGCTGTGAATACTAAACCTTGAGCAAACATACCTGGTTCTTCTACAACTGCACCTACAGATGCGGATGATGCGATACCTTGACCCATACCTGAACCAAGTCCACCGAAACCAACTGATACTCCTGCACCAATTGCTACTAAACCTGCTGTTACTCCTAATGGAGATCCTCCCATAATTCCTGAGAATACTAATAATAAGATAGCGATAAGGAAACCGTAAATAGCCTGAGTTTCAGGAATAGCTGTAAATACTAAACCTTGAGCAAACATACTTGAATCTTCTGCTACTGCTCCTACAGATGCTGAAGATGCTATACCTTGACCGATACCTGAACCTAATGCTGCAAATCCTACTGCTGTACCTGCACCTATTGCAGCTAGGGCTGAACCTAATGCTAATTCTGCTGCCATGATATTTTCCTCCAATTTTATATTGAATTTTTTATTAAATTTTTTATATAATAATTTTATTTTAAATTTTTTTAGTAAGATCTTTATTTTTTCCTGTTTGTTTTAAAAATATAGAATATAATTACTAAAGAAGTTTCTTACTTATTTTTCTACTTTAGTATATACTCTTTCTGCTTCGAATGGTTCGAATGGTTCACTGTCTCCTGTGTAGAAGTTACCGAAGAACTCTACAAAGTGTAGACGTAATGAGTGAATAAATGAACCGAGTGATTGGAATGCAATGTTAAATAGTTGTATTGCGAAGAATACAATAATACCTAAAATTACTCCAACATATGGAACCATTTGTCCTAATAATTGGAATAAAAGGTTTGCTGTCATTGCGATACCACCAGTGGATAGACATAATGCAAGTAATCTTGAATATGATAATACATCTCCAATATATCCGAATATGTCCATAACTCCCATAGCACCTGCTCCGTAAATTAGTAAGATTAATGCAATAATGAATGTTACTGCAAATGGAATCATTCCAGCTACTACGAATAATACTATTGAAATTTCAATAATTACCCAACATAATTGACCTGAACATAACTCTTTAATGTTACGACTTTTTACATTATCAATTATACCGAATAAGAATGCTAT
This genomic interval carries:
- a CDS encoding V-type ATP synthase subunit K (produces ATP from ADP in the presence of a proton gradient across the membrane; the K subunit is a nonenzymatic component which binds the dimeric form by interacting with the G and E subunits), with product MAAELALGSALAAIGAGTAVGFAALGSGIGQGIASSASVGAVAEDSSMFAQGLVFTAIPETQAIYGFLIAILLLVFSGIMGGSPLGVTAGLVAIGAGVSVGFGGLGSGMGQGIASSASVGAVVEEPGMFAQGLVFTAIPETQAIYGFLIAILLLVFGGILGA